The Pantoea phytobeneficialis genome has a segment encoding these proteins:
- a CDS encoding membrane-bound PQQ-dependent dehydrogenase, glucose/quinate/shikimate family — MVNKLTSIVLAILGIALLYMGGKLLMLGGSAFYALMAVGLLITAILLFKQQRSALVLYAVLMWITLVWIIWEVGFDKWQWIPRGDVFGVIGLWLAMPWVVKPLYQGQRRFHPLLGGTVSVMIVLVIGLCFYDPLPQAGTISNERAQAGEQGAKDDWTAYGGTTDGLRFSGLNQITKDNVKNLEVAWTYHTGDLRQGDDASEYTFEATPLKANGMLYFCTPHNEVHALDPETGAVKWKYTPAKDRSYLQQHQTCRGVSYYQQTPVATESTAANPAICRKRIFNATTDAQLIALDADTGKLCADFGNNGVVDLHSNMGEVRPHALMQTAAPLVAGNLVIVGGSVMDNGFNSGNPSGVIRAFDVLTGRLVWNFDPANPDNTQPVAADKTYPQDTPVAWGTLSADLKNGLVYVPFGNASPDEVGIERDANSNTEKFRDALVALDLHTGAFKWRYQSSNHDLWDRDNPSQPSLVDIDYQGNRQPVVILPTKTGNLFVLNRLTGQPVYPVNQVKVSTEGGVAGEKFAATQPVSSLNFIPQPLTEKSMWGITPFDQMSCRIDFRTLRYDGNPWTPATEKGSLIFPGNIGVFNWGSVAVDPQRQLLIAAPVRLAYKYTLIKRTPQTATERMFTKDGQPYWNENFHGDYAIHIQQLASDLGIPCIAPPWGRMVGVDLKTGKTEWLRRVGTTKNLNTSFLPGRFPLGFPMGMVAHGGPLVTAGDLVFHGATADNFFRAYDSTTGELLWQTELSAGAQATPSTFMGKDGKQYVVIAAGGHGSLGTKQGDSVVAFRLK, encoded by the coding sequence ATGGTTAACAAACTCACCAGTATCGTACTGGCGATACTGGGCATCGCGCTGCTCTACATGGGCGGTAAGTTGTTGATGCTGGGAGGAAGTGCATTCTATGCACTGATGGCGGTTGGGTTACTGATTACCGCCATTTTATTGTTTAAACAACAACGTAGTGCCCTGGTGCTGTATGCGGTGCTGATGTGGATTACGCTGGTGTGGATTATCTGGGAAGTGGGCTTTGATAAGTGGCAATGGATTCCCCGTGGTGATGTCTTTGGGGTTATCGGCCTGTGGCTGGCAATGCCGTGGGTGGTGAAACCGCTGTATCAGGGGCAACGCCGTTTTCATCCGCTGCTGGGTGGTACGGTGAGCGTAATGATTGTGCTGGTGATCGGGCTGTGCTTCTACGATCCCCTGCCGCAGGCAGGCACCATCAGTAATGAACGCGCGCAGGCTGGCGAGCAGGGCGCGAAAGACGACTGGACCGCCTACGGTGGCACAACGGATGGTCTGCGTTTCTCGGGACTGAATCAGATCACCAAAGATAACGTCAAAAACCTTGAAGTGGCCTGGACTTATCACACTGGCGATCTGCGTCAGGGTGATGACGCCAGTGAATACACCTTTGAAGCAACGCCGCTGAAAGCCAACGGCATGCTTTATTTCTGTACGCCGCACAATGAAGTCCATGCGCTCGACCCGGAAACCGGTGCGGTGAAGTGGAAATATACGCCAGCCAAAGATCGCTCGTATTTGCAGCAGCACCAGACCTGCCGTGGCGTCAGTTATTACCAGCAGACGCCAGTGGCGACGGAGAGCACAGCTGCCAATCCGGCTATCTGCCGTAAGCGCATTTTCAATGCCACCACCGATGCGCAGCTGATTGCGCTGGATGCGGACACCGGCAAACTCTGCGCTGACTTTGGCAACAACGGTGTGGTGGATCTGCACAGCAACATGGGCGAAGTCCGTCCACATGCGCTGATGCAAACCGCCGCGCCGCTGGTGGCAGGCAATCTGGTGATTGTTGGCGGTTCGGTGATGGACAACGGCTTCAACAGCGGCAACCCGTCGGGTGTGATCCGTGCCTTTGATGTGCTGACTGGCCGTCTGGTGTGGAACTTCGACCCGGCTAACCCGGATAACACCCAGCCGGTCGCGGCGGATAAAACCTATCCGCAGGATACTCCGGTTGCCTGGGGCACGCTGAGCGCCGATCTGAAAAATGGCCTGGTCTATGTGCCGTTTGGCAACGCCTCGCCGGATGAAGTGGGTATCGAACGTGATGCGAACAGCAACACGGAGAAGTTCCGCGATGCGCTGGTGGCGCTGGATCTGCACACCGGTGCCTTCAAATGGCGTTATCAGAGTTCTAACCACGACCTGTGGGACCGCGATAATCCGTCACAGCCGTCGCTGGTGGATATCGATTATCAGGGGAATCGTCAGCCGGTCGTCATTCTGCCGACCAAAACCGGCAACCTGTTTGTGCTGAACCGCCTCACCGGCCAGCCGGTCTATCCGGTGAATCAGGTGAAGGTCTCCACCGAGGGTGGTGTAGCAGGTGAGAAATTTGCCGCCACACAACCGGTCTCCAGCCTGAACTTTATTCCGCAGCCGTTGACGGAAAAATCGATGTGGGGCATTACGCCGTTTGACCAGATGTCATGCCGTATCGACTTTCGTACCCTGCGTTACGATGGCAATCCGTGGACTCCGGCGACGGAGAAAGGCTCGCTGATCTTCCCTGGCAATATTGGGGTGTTCAACTGGGGTTCGGTGGCGGTCGATCCACAGCGTCAGCTACTGATTGCGGCACCGGTGCGTCTGGCTTACAAATATACCCTGATTAAGCGTACCCCGCAGACGGCCACCGAACGCATGTTCACCAAAGATGGTCAGCCATACTGGAATGAAAACTTCCACGGTGATTACGCTATCCATATCCAGCAGTTGGCTTCCGATCTCGGCATTCCGTGCATCGCGCCACCGTGGGGCCGGATGGTGGGTGTGGATCTGAAGACCGGCAAAACCGAATGGTTGCGTCGCGTCGGTACCACCAAAAACCTTAACACCAGCTTCCTGCCGGGGCGTTTCCCGCTTGGTTTCCCGATGGGGATGGTGGCACATGGTGGTCCGCTGGTGACGGCGGGCGATCTGGTGTTCCACGGCGCTACGGCAGATAACTTCTTCCGTGCCTACGACAGCACCACCGGCGAACTGCTGTGGCAGACCGAGCTGAGTGCTGGCGCACAAGCCACACCCTCCACCTTTATGGGTAAAGATGGTAAGCAGTATGTGGTGATTGCGGCGGGCGGTCACGGTTCACTTGGCACCAAACAAGGTGACAGCGTGGTGGCATTCCGCCTGAAGTAA
- a CDS encoding LysE family translocator — protein MDLNLIAFIIAILPVALSPGASFTLAINNTLSAGSRGLAAIIVGTALGIYTHALLIGSGISALLLHSPRVFTLLSFAGSLYLFWLGVQLIKRGRNVASPYLSARPRQTTMKEAWLANVLNPKAVMLYLTVVSQFAGKQSAFAHFLLLATVHILIMSLWLVLVCFALLTSAKLINIQKMGFFINVIGGAVLVIFAMHNFAQLLLKLMGLSW, from the coding sequence CGGGGGCCAGTTTCACCCTGGCGATCAACAACACCCTGTCGGCAGGCAGTCGTGGTCTGGCGGCAATCATTGTTGGTACTGCGTTAGGCATTTATACCCACGCGCTGCTGATTGGTTCCGGTATCAGCGCCCTGCTACTGCATTCTCCCCGCGTTTTTACCCTGCTGAGTTTCGCCGGTAGCCTTTATCTGTTCTGGCTGGGGGTGCAATTGATCAAACGAGGCCGCAATGTCGCCTCACCCTACCTATCCGCACGCCCGCGCCAGACGACGATGAAAGAAGCCTGGCTGGCAAATGTGCTGAATCCCAAAGCGGTGATGCTCTACCTCACCGTGGTGTCACAGTTTGCCGGTAAACAAAGCGCATTCGCGCATTTTTTGCTGCTGGCGACCGTGCATATCCTGATTATGAGCCTGTGGCTGGTGCTGGTGTGCTTCGCCCTGCTGACCTCGGCCAAACTGATCAACATTCAGAAAATGGGTTTCTTTATTAACGTCATCGGCGGCGCGGTGCTGGTGATTTTCGCCATGCACAACTTTGCCCAGTTGCTGCTAAAACTGATGGGGCTGTCATGGTAA
- a CDS encoding AAA family ATPase — MVMPALSLAELGPRICILGPSNSGKSTLAHAIAQKTSLPLVHLDQLYHLPNTHWQARSEAEFLQLHQAAVAEPNWEMFRYLLLYTRSKQPRNREMFASWQQPKLLLSSAAELQACYQAWGLTR; from the coding sequence ATGGTAATGCCCGCACTTTCTCTGGCCGAACTCGGCCCGCGCATCTGTATTCTTGGCCCGTCGAACAGCGGCAAATCCACGCTGGCACACGCCATTGCGCAAAAAACCTCGTTACCGTTAGTCCATCTCGACCAGCTTTATCATCTGCCCAATACCCACTGGCAGGCACGTAGTGAAGCCGAGTTTCTGCAACTGCATCAGGCGGCAGTCGCTGAACCCAACTGGGAGATGTTTCGCTACCTGTTGTTATATACGCGCAGTAAGCAACCGCGTAATCGTGAGATGTTCGCTTCGTGGCAGCAGCCAAAACTGTTGCTCTCTTCCGCGGCTGAATTGCAGGCTTGTTATCAGGCGTGGGGGTTAACACGCTAA